In Deferribacterota bacterium, the following proteins share a genomic window:
- the folD gene encoding bifunctional methylenetetrahydrofolate dehydrogenase/methenyltetrahydrofolate cyclohydrolase FolD → MAIILDGKKTSKKIKESIKNEISSIVQKDYRAPSLAVVLVGDNQASEIYVNRKKKTSEYIGIDSKVLKYSSDISEEKLLNIIDSLNKDKNIDGILVQLPLPAHINNINIINSILPDKDVDGFHPFNAGSNIIGHNCFVPCTPLGIIKLLDEYNINISGMNAVILGRSNIVGKPLIPLLLRKDATVTICHSKTKNIKELCSNADLLISAIGKGHFVSQEYVKDGAVVVDVGISRDNKKVVGDVDFESVKNKASYITPVPGGVGPMTIAMLMYNTLKAFKMHNNL, encoded by the coding sequence ATGGCAATAATATTAGATGGCAAAAAGACTTCAAAAAAGATTAAAGAGAGTATAAAAAATGAGATTTCTAGTATTGTTCAAAAAGATTATAGAGCACCATCGTTAGCTGTAGTTCTAGTTGGCGATAACCAAGCTAGTGAAATATATGTAAATAGGAAAAAGAAGACCTCAGAATATATAGGTATAGACTCTAAAGTACTTAAATATAGTAGTGATATTAGTGAGGAAAAATTGCTCAATATTATTGATTCTTTAAATAAAGATAAAAATATTGATGGAATATTAGTACAATTACCTCTTCCAGCGCATATTAATAATATTAATATTATTAATTCTATTTTACCTGATAAAGATGTTGATGGCTTTCATCCCTTTAATGCGGGATCTAATATTATTGGGCACAATTGTTTTGTTCCTTGTACGCCCCTTGGCATTATTAAATTGTTAGATGAATATAATATAAATATTAGTGGTATGAATGCCGTTATATTAGGGAGATCAAATATAGTTGGAAAGCCATTAATACCTCTTTTGTTAAGAAAGGATGCTACTGTAACAATATGTCATTCTAAAACAAAAAATATAAAAGAGTTGTGTAGTAACGCTGATTTGCTTATATCTGCTATCGGAAAGGGCCATTTTGTGTCTCAAGAATATGTTAAAGATGGGGCTGTTGTAGTTGATGTTGGTATTAGTAGAGATAACAAAAAGGTAGTTGGAGATGTGGATTTTGAAAGCGTAAAAAATAAGGCTTCATATATTACCCCTGTCCCAGGGGGTGTTGGACCAATGACAATAGCTATGCTAATGTACAACACCCTTAAAGCTTTTAAGATGCATAACAACCTTTAG
- the gyrA gene encoding DNA gyrase subunit A: MSKNIINIQLEESIRKDYLDYAMSVIISRALPDVRDGLKPVHRRILYAMHKMGLHYNKPFRKSARIVGEVIGKYHPHGDTSVYDALVRLAQDFLMRYSLVDGQGNFGSIDDDPPAAMRYTEARLTKIAEYCLADIEKDTVDFIPNYDGSESEPIVLPTKVPNLLINGCSGIAVGMSTEIPPHNLGEIIDALICLIDNPEITLDDILNIIKGPDYPTAGEIISPESIRELYETGKGSLLLRGKASIENNGKEQIIITELPYKVNKSKLIEDIARLVNEKKITGISDLRDESDRDGIRVVVDIKKGENSEVILNKLYKETKLEEKQHYQFIAIEEGKPKTFNLIKLLNSFINYRIQIVVRRTKYLLKKANETLHILEGLIKALENIDYVINIIKNSKNPDEAARKLMENLELDSKQTDAILKMQLQKLTSLEVSNIRREFQETKEKIDYYNEILTNNGVLMSLIKEELLEVKSQFADKRRTLIIDGAKEINEIDLIPNVEKIVILSRSGYIKRMEKNDIRKQKRGGSGKHGANYRDDDFVKLSIVAKNHDNIMFFTNRGKVYYLKAYQIPEVNWSSKGGYVGNLIEFSANEKIQSMLNVSKDIKDSYIFFVTKFGIVKKSSVTHFRTLRSGVIATRLRENDEIISTYIVREDRKVIIATKKGKSINFKANTLSDIGRNAIGVIGIRLDEDDEVISSFPLYDEDYILTVTSKGYGKLSNINEYRCQQRGGKGIKICKISGKTGDLVSANPVGLDNEVILSTKKGKNIKIAIKDISILSRGSQGVKLITLKDDEVITTTIV; encoded by the coding sequence ATGAGCAAAAACATAATTAACATTCAGCTTGAAGAGTCAATTAGGAAGGATTATTTAGATTATGCAATGTCTGTTATTATTAGTAGGGCATTGCCTGATGTAAGGGATGGCTTAAAACCTGTTCATAGACGCATTTTATATGCAATGCATAAGATGGGCCTACATTATAATAAACCTTTTAGAAAATCTGCGAGAATTGTAGGTGAGGTTATTGGTAAATATCATCCTCATGGTGATACATCTGTATATGATGCACTTGTTAGGTTGGCTCAGGATTTTTTAATGAGATATTCACTTGTAGATGGACAAGGCAATTTTGGTTCTATTGATGATGATCCGCCAGCAGCTATGAGATATACTGAAGCGAGACTTACAAAAATTGCCGAATATTGTTTAGCTGATATTGAAAAAGACACAGTAGATTTTATCCCTAATTACGATGGATCTGAAAGTGAACCAATCGTTTTACCTACAAAAGTGCCAAACTTACTTATAAATGGTTGTTCTGGTATTGCAGTTGGTATGTCAACAGAAATACCACCTCATAACTTGGGAGAGATTATAGATGCCCTTATTTGTTTAATAGATAACCCTGAGATTACATTAGATGATATACTTAATATAATAAAAGGGCCTGATTATCCGACAGCTGGAGAAATTATCTCGCCTGAGTCAATTAGAGAATTATATGAAACAGGTAAAGGTTCATTACTATTGAGAGGTAAGGCATCAATTGAAAATAACGGGAAAGAACAGATTATAATTACGGAATTACCTTATAAGGTTAACAAATCAAAGCTTATAGAGGATATTGCAAGGCTTGTAAATGAAAAGAAGATAACAGGTATTAGTGACTTAAGAGATGAATCAGATAGGGATGGTATTCGCGTTGTGGTAGACATTAAAAAAGGTGAAAACAGTGAAGTTATATTAAATAAATTATATAAAGAGACAAAGTTAGAGGAAAAACAACATTATCAATTTATTGCTATTGAAGAAGGGAAGCCAAAAACCTTTAATCTAATTAAATTGTTAAACAGCTTTATCAACTATAGGATACAGATTGTTGTCAGAAGAACTAAATATTTATTAAAGAAAGCAAATGAAACCCTACATATATTAGAAGGTTTAATAAAAGCACTAGAAAATATTGATTATGTTATTAATATTATAAAAAATTCTAAAAATCCAGATGAGGCAGCTAGAAAATTAATGGAAAATTTAGAGCTCGACAGTAAACAAACTGATGCTATTTTGAAAATGCAGCTTCAAAAATTAACCTCCTTAGAGGTCTCAAATATAAGGCGTGAATTTCAAGAAACTAAAGAAAAGATTGATTATTATAATGAAATTTTGACTAATAATGGTGTATTAATGTCTTTAATTAAGGAAGAACTCTTGGAGGTTAAAAGTCAATTTGCTGATAAGAGAAGAACTTTAATAATAGACGGTGCAAAAGAAATAAATGAGATCGACTTGATCCCAAATGTTGAAAAGATTGTTATTTTATCTAGAAGCGGTTATATAAAGAGAATGGAAAAGAACGATATAAGAAAGCAAAAAAGGGGTGGAAGTGGTAAGCATGGGGCCAATTATAGGGATGATGATTTTGTAAAACTATCTATAGTAGCAAAAAATCACGACAATATTATGTTTTTCACTAATAGAGGAAAGGTATATTATCTAAAGGCCTATCAGATACCTGAGGTTAATTGGAGTTCTAAAGGCGGATATGTGGGCAATTTAATTGAGTTTTCTGCTAACGAGAAGATACAGTCAATGTTAAATGTATCAAAGGATATCAAGGATTCGTATATATTTTTTGTAACAAAATTTGGTATAGTTAAAAAAAGCAGTGTAACCCATTTTAGGACTCTTAGAAGTGGTGTTATAGCAACTAGATTAAGAGAAAATGATGAGATTATATCAACCTATATTGTTAGAGAAGATAGAAAGGTAATCATTGCAACTAAAAAAGGTAAGTCAATAAATTTTAAGGCTAATACCCTAAGTGATATAGGCAGAAATGCTATTGGAGTTATTGGAATTAGACTTGATGAAGATGATGAGGTTATATCATCTTTTCCTTTATACGATGAAGATTATATATTAACTGTTACATCAAAGGGCTATGGTAAGCTATCAAATATAAATGAATATAGGTGTCAACAAAGGGGAGGTAAAGGTATAAAGATTTGTAAGATTAGTGGTAAGACAGGGGATTTAGTTAGTGCAAATCCAGTTGGACTAGATAACGAAGTGATATTGAGCACAAAAAAAGGGAAAAACATTAAAATAGCTATAAAAGATATATCAATATTAAGTAGAGGTTCTCAAGGAGTTAAATTAATAACGTTAAAAGATGATGAAGTTATTACAACAACAATAGTTTAG
- a CDS encoding DNA gyrase subunit B: MKDEILYDESSIRVLDGLTPVRQSPGMYIGSVDERGLHHLVFEVIDNSIDEAVAGFCKNIIVTIHIDGSITIEDDGRGIPIGEHPTAKKPTLEVVLTTLHAGGKFDNNVYKTSGGLHGVGISVVNALSEFLEVVVKRGGHVYYERFERGKISEALKEIGNTGKSGTKITFKPDPLIFESIDFSYEYISKRLRELSFLNRNLHITIIDERSERRQEFLSEKGLTGFIDYLIGHKKRLLDEAIHIKGAYSYKKDDKELIIMVEIALSYVLEYFDEKIVSFVNNIPTHEGGKHEEGFKIALTKLFNDYCKKYNIGNNNVNIIGDDIREGLVGIISIKMHNPIFEGQTKSKLGSSIAKTAVNEVMNRELSDYFEKNKKIIQEIYKKAYRAYEARLAAKKAKEVTRRKSALESTRLPGKLADCQEKNPELSELFIVEGDSAGGSAKQCRSRHFQAILPLKGKPLNAEKAKDHRLLNNEEIRSIVSALGAGFGEKDFNVGKLRYHKVIIMTDADVDGLHITTLLLTFFFRYMRPLIEHGFLYTAKPPLYRVKKGKEVKYLYNEKDLSDLLISYGSSDITINNKTEIDYIHVLSKIVKYENLINKYVLKGYNDLLIRSLTMYDHININKFSDLKYVEDLIEYLKSKSVLDLFKNFKINFNEEFQRYNIYLKDDTGNTIKINTDLLSTPEFVELVRLSEYIRLLDGPPFNVKNENNNYTFNDTKELVEYIKDKGSKNINIQRYKGLGEMNPDQLWETTMNPETRSLYRIKASDIENVDNIITILMGDDAKPRREFIQDNAIYAKNIDI; the protein is encoded by the coding sequence ATGAAGGATGAGATATTGTATGATGAAAGTAGTATACGTGTGCTAGATGGCCTAACCCCTGTTAGGCAAAGTCCTGGTATGTATATTGGTTCAGTAGATGAAAGGGGTTTGCATCATTTGGTATTTGAGGTTATTGACAACTCTATAGATGAAGCAGTTGCTGGTTTTTGTAAAAATATAATAGTTACAATACATATAGATGGTTCAATCACAATAGAAGATGATGGCAGGGGTATTCCTATAGGTGAACATCCTACTGCAAAAAAACCAACATTAGAAGTTGTTTTAACAACTTTACATGCAGGCGGTAAGTTTGATAACAATGTTTATAAAACATCAGGGGGCTTACATGGTGTTGGAATATCAGTTGTAAACGCACTCTCTGAGTTTTTAGAGGTTGTTGTAAAAAGGGGTGGGCATGTTTATTATGAAAGATTTGAAAGAGGAAAGATTAGTGAAGCTCTAAAAGAAATAGGAAATACTGGTAAAAGTGGAACAAAAATTACATTCAAACCAGATCCTTTAATATTTGAAAGTATTGATTTTTCTTATGAGTATATATCAAAAAGATTAAGAGAGTTATCATTTTTAAATAGAAATTTGCACATTACAATTATTGATGAAAGATCTGAAAGAAGACAGGAGTTTTTATCAGAAAAAGGGTTAACAGGTTTTATTGATTATTTAATAGGTCATAAAAAAAGACTCCTTGATGAAGCAATCCATATAAAAGGAGCTTATAGTTATAAAAAGGATGATAAAGAATTAATTATAATGGTAGAGATCGCTTTATCTTACGTTTTAGAATATTTTGATGAGAAAATTGTATCTTTTGTTAATAACATACCTACCCATGAAGGAGGTAAGCATGAAGAGGGTTTTAAAATTGCACTAACAAAATTATTCAACGATTACTGTAAAAAATATAACATTGGGAATAATAATGTAAATATTATTGGTGATGATATAAGAGAGGGGCTAGTAGGTATTATATCTATTAAAATGCATAACCCTATATTTGAAGGACAAACAAAATCAAAATTAGGTTCTTCAATAGCAAAGACTGCTGTAAACGAGGTAATGAATAGGGAGTTATCAGATTATTTTGAAAAAAATAAGAAAATAATACAAGAAATATATAAAAAAGCTTATAGAGCATATGAAGCTAGACTTGCGGCAAAGAAAGCAAAAGAGGTTACAAGAAGAAAGAGCGCTTTAGAAAGCACTAGATTGCCAGGAAAATTGGCAGATTGTCAGGAAAAAAATCCAGAATTATCTGAATTATTTATTGTTGAGGGTGATTCTGCAGGGGGCTCAGCAAAGCAGTGTAGATCAAGGCATTTTCAAGCAATCTTACCGCTAAAAGGAAAACCCTTAAATGCAGAAAAAGCTAAGGATCATCGTTTGTTGAATAATGAAGAAATCAGATCAATTGTTTCAGCCTTAGGGGCAGGTTTTGGTGAAAAGGATTTCAATGTTGGAAAATTGCGTTATCATAAAGTAATTATTATGACTGATGCAGATGTGGATGGACTACATATAACAACCCTATTGTTAACGTTTTTCTTTAGATATATGAGACCTCTTATTGAGCACGGCTTTTTATACACAGCCAAACCACCACTATATAGAGTAAAGAAAGGAAAAGAGGTTAAATATCTTTACAATGAAAAGGATTTAAGCGATCTATTAATTTCCTACGGTTCAAGTGATATAACTATTAATAATAAAACAGAAATAGATTATATACATGTGTTATCAAAGATTGTAAAATATGAAAATCTAATAAACAAATATGTTTTAAAAGGTTATAATGATTTGCTAATAAGATCATTAACTATGTATGATCATATCAATATAAACAAATTTTCAGATTTAAAATATGTTGAAGACTTGATAGAATATTTAAAATCCAAAAGTGTATTAGATTTATTTAAAAATTTTAAAATTAATTTTAATGAGGAATTTCAAAGATATAATATATATTTAAAGGATGATACAGGTAATACTATAAAAATAAATACTGATTTATTGTCAACCCCTGAGTTTGTCGAATTAGTAAGATTATCAGAGTATATTAGGTTGCTAGATGGACCACCCTTTAATGTTAAAAATGAAAATAATAATTATACATTCAATGATACAAAAGAATTGGTTGAATATATAAAGGATAAAGGCAGTAAAAACATAAATATACAACGTTATAAGGGTTTAGGTGAAATGAACCCAGATCAATTATGGGAAACAACAATGAACCCAGAAACTCGCTCTCTTTATAGAATTAAGGCTAGTGACATAGAAAATGTTGATAATATTATAACAATTTTAATGGGTGATGATGCAAAGCCACGTAGAGAGTTTATCCAAGATAATGCAATATATGCAAAAAATATTGATATATAG